The Methanoregula sp. UBA64 genome contains the following window.
GAGGCGGCCTTTTTTGTTTCGGGATGGGCATTTGCAACCGTGACCCCTTTACCGGCAGCAGCGATCATGCCGGCGTCGTTAATCCCGTCGCCGATGGCAAAAAAGTCTTTTGGGGAGAGCTCCAGGTCGCGGGCAAGGAGGGAAAGGGTCGTTCCCTTGCTGACGCCTTCAGACTGGAGGTGGATGGCAAACCCGGTGTCGATCACCTGGACCGGCTGGCCGGCGAGTACTTCTTTTACTTCGTCTGCCGGCACCGTGCGGGCAAAGGCAAGGTCCGCGAACCGGTACGCGAGGTTGTAGTACTCCAGGGAAATGCCCTTCTTTTTGAAATGCGCTTCTACCGTTTCAAGGGCCCTGCGGCAGACCGCCTGGTCGCCGATAACATGGATTTCGCCGGAGTACCCGATACGGTACACCCCCCCGTTCTCGGCAATGAACGTGCCTTTCGTGCCCGCCATTTTGCAGAGGGCGTCCATGAAACAGGAGGTATTCCCGCTTGCAAGGACGACCTCGATGCCGTCCTGTGCAAGCTCCTGGAGACCTGCCAGAGCTTCCGGGTCGATTCTCCGGGCTGGATCCGTTATTGTCCCGTCAATATCCGTAACAAGCGCACTTAACACGGTTTAAGTCCCGCCTCTTCGACCATGAACGGAGCCTCTCCCTCGGGAAGGTTCGGGCTGTCCACGAGCCGGGCAATCCGTTTGCCTGCCTTGCTCTTACGCAGGTAGATACGGAAGGTTGCAGTGTGGCCCACGATGTTTC
Protein-coding sequences here:
- a CDS encoding phosphoglycolate phosphatase, with the translated sequence MLSALVTDIDGTITDPARRIDPEALAGLQELAQDGIEVVLASGNTSCFMDALCKMAGTKGTFIAENGGVYRIGYSGEIHVIGDQAVCRRALETVEAHFKKKGISLEYYNLAYRFADLAFARTVPADEVKEVLAGQPVQVIDTGFAIHLQSEGVSKGTTLSLLARDLELSPKDFFAIGDGINDAGMIAAAGKGVTVANAHPETKKAASDVMDAGYGTGFVQAVKKYRPYLRAR